The Geotalea uraniireducens Rf4 genome window below encodes:
- the glmU gene encoding bifunctional UDP-N-acetylglucosamine diphosphorylase/glucosamine-1-phosphate N-acetyltransferase GlmU has product MNNLAAVILAAGKGTRMKSNIVKVMHPLGGLPMVSWPVNTAREAGASNIVLVTGHQSEKVQDFFEGQSDVRFAVQEEQLGTGHAVACALPALLGFSGMVLILCGDVPLISTATLKAMVKQHRSRHAVITVLTADFAQPNGYGRIVKDGDGFIKRIVEEKDATDAERRITEINSGIYCVESDFLTVAIPNLKNDNAQREYYLTDIIKEAANLGLLCQAFPVADPAEVMGINDRAQLAEAGQLLRGRINKALMLDGTTLIDPQTTYIDRGVRIGKDTTIHPNVHISGDTEIGNNCLIEPSVVIKGCKIGNGVTIKAGSVMMDAVIHDDVAIGPMAHLRPGTELKEHVKIGNFVETKKIVMGEGSKASHLTYLGDAAIGTNVNIGCGTITCNYDGVKKHRTVIGDDVFVGSDVQFVAPVTIGRNSLIAAGTTVTRDVPPDSLAIARAPQVNKEGWKLKKK; this is encoded by the coding sequence ATGAACAACCTTGCTGCAGTTATCCTGGCAGCCGGCAAAGGAACCAGGATGAAGTCGAATATAGTTAAAGTCATGCATCCACTGGGTGGACTGCCCATGGTTTCCTGGCCGGTTAACACCGCCCGTGAAGCAGGCGCGTCCAACATTGTGCTCGTGACCGGGCATCAGTCGGAAAAGGTGCAGGACTTCTTTGAAGGCCAATCGGATGTTCGATTCGCCGTCCAGGAGGAGCAACTGGGAACCGGCCATGCAGTCGCCTGCGCACTGCCTGCCCTGCTCGGCTTCAGCGGCATGGTGCTCATCCTTTGCGGCGATGTGCCGCTGATCAGCACCGCTACGCTCAAGGCCATGGTGAAGCAACATCGCAGCCGCCATGCAGTCATAACCGTCCTGACCGCCGACTTTGCGCAACCGAACGGCTACGGACGGATCGTCAAGGACGGCGACGGCTTCATCAAGCGTATTGTCGAAGAAAAGGACGCCACTGATGCCGAACGGCGGATCACAGAGATCAACTCCGGAATTTACTGCGTGGAGTCGGATTTTCTGACCGTTGCCATACCAAACCTGAAAAACGACAATGCCCAGCGTGAATACTACCTGACCGACATAATCAAGGAAGCTGCGAACCTGGGGCTTTTGTGTCAGGCGTTTCCGGTGGCTGACCCCGCCGAAGTCATGGGGATCAACGACCGTGCCCAGCTGGCCGAAGCTGGACAACTGCTGCGCGGGAGGATCAACAAGGCTTTGATGCTCGACGGCACAACCCTTATCGACCCGCAGACAACCTACATCGACCGGGGTGTGCGCATAGGAAAAGACACCACCATCCACCCGAACGTTCATATTTCAGGCGACACTGAAATCGGCAATAATTGCCTGATAGAGCCTTCCGTGGTCATCAAGGGATGCAAAATCGGCAACGGCGTAACCATCAAGGCCGGCTCCGTTATGATGGACGCCGTTATCCATGATGATGTCGCCATCGGCCCGATGGCCCATCTGCGGCCAGGAACAGAGCTGAAAGAGCATGTGAAAATCGGCAATTTTGTCGAGACCAAGAAAATCGTCATGGGTGAAGGGTCAAAAGCCTCCCACCTCACCTACCTGGGGGATGCCGCCATCGGTACAAACGTCAACATCGGCTGCGGTACCATAACCTGCAACTACGATGGCGTCAAAAAGCACCGGACGGTGATCGGAGACGACGTCTTCGTCGGAAGCGACGTTCAATTCGTGGCCCCGGTTACCATCGGCCGCAACTCACTGATAGCCGCAGGCACGACGGTAACCAGGGACGTCCCGCCCGATTCGCTGGCCATCGCCAGGGCTCCCCAGGTGAACAAGGAAGGATGGAAACTGAAGAAAAAATAA
- the glmS gene encoding glutamine--fructose-6-phosphate transaminase (isomerizing), protein MCGIVGYTGKQEATSIILDGLKKLEYRGYDSAGICTIHDGQAETRRSEGKLINLERLLVKEPIVGTIGIGHTRWATHGKPSEINAHPHQAGPVVVVHNGIIENYLQLREELRASGHTFKSETDTEVIAHLTEKQLRETGNFEQAVRLALGELRGAYAVCILCENEPGTLIAAKQGSPMVIGLGDGEYFVASDIPAILSHTRNMIFMEDGEMAVFRDGRAVFSTVAGAPLVKTPRYIDWSPLLAEKGGYKHFMLKEIFEQPRAISDTIAGRLVEEEGAVYLEDLSLGDHELKAVERIYIIACGTSWHAGLVGKFLIEDHCRIPVEVDIASEFRYRNPVVNDKTLIILISQSGETADTLAAMREGKARGGKNIAICNVVDSSIAREADGVIYTHAGPEIGVASTKAFVTQLVALYLFTIKLGRTIATIDKAKGQAMIASLVRIPSLLEKSLELNPQVETIARKYMNARDFLYLGRGINYPIALEGALKLKEISYIHAEGYPAGEMKHGPIALIDEHMPVVILVPRNSNYEKVASNMEEVIARGGRVIAVCSAGDEDIRGKAEVTVEIPRDSDDLAPILLSVPLQLLAYHVAVLKGTDVDQPRNLAKSVTVE, encoded by the coding sequence ATGTGCGGAATAGTTGGCTATACAGGCAAGCAGGAAGCAACGTCCATCATTCTTGACGGACTGAAAAAACTGGAGTACCGGGGCTACGATTCGGCCGGGATCTGCACCATTCACGACGGCCAGGCAGAAACCAGGCGTAGCGAAGGCAAACTGATCAACCTGGAGAGACTCCTGGTAAAAGAACCGATCGTCGGCACAATCGGCATCGGCCATACCCGCTGGGCTACCCACGGCAAACCTTCCGAGATCAATGCCCACCCCCATCAGGCTGGCCCGGTGGTGGTCGTCCACAACGGCATTATCGAAAATTACCTGCAACTTCGGGAAGAACTCAGGGCAAGCGGGCACACCTTCAAGAGCGAGACCGATACTGAGGTCATCGCCCACCTCACGGAAAAGCAACTGCGCGAAACCGGCAACTTTGAACAGGCCGTGCGCCTTGCCCTCGGCGAACTGCGCGGCGCCTATGCGGTTTGCATTCTCTGCGAAAACGAACCCGGCACCTTGATCGCGGCAAAGCAGGGTTCCCCGATGGTAATCGGCCTGGGTGACGGCGAGTATTTCGTTGCCTCAGACATTCCCGCAATCCTCTCCCATACCCGCAACATGATTTTTATGGAGGACGGCGAAATGGCTGTCTTTCGAGACGGCCGGGCGGTCTTCTCTACCGTTGCCGGCGCACCGCTGGTCAAAACGCCCCGCTACATCGACTGGTCGCCGCTTTTGGCCGAAAAGGGGGGGTACAAACACTTCATGCTCAAGGAGATATTTGAGCAGCCCCGCGCCATCAGCGACACCATCGCCGGCAGGCTGGTGGAGGAAGAAGGGGCCGTCTATCTGGAAGACCTCTCCCTGGGAGACCACGAACTGAAGGCGGTCGAGAGGATTTACATCATCGCCTGCGGCACCTCCTGGCATGCGGGGCTGGTGGGGAAATTCCTCATCGAGGACCACTGCCGGATCCCGGTTGAAGTGGATATCGCCTCGGAATTCCGCTACCGCAACCCGGTGGTCAACGACAAAACGCTTATTATCCTCATCTCCCAGTCGGGCGAGACCGCCGATACCCTGGCGGCCATGCGTGAGGGAAAGGCGCGGGGCGGGAAAAACATCGCCATCTGCAATGTGGTGGACTCATCCATCGCCAGGGAAGCCGACGGCGTCATCTACACCCATGCAGGACCGGAAATAGGGGTTGCCTCCACCAAGGCGTTCGTCACCCAGTTGGTGGCGCTCTACCTCTTCACGATCAAGCTCGGTCGTACCATCGCCACCATAGACAAGGCGAAGGGGCAAGCAATGATCGCCTCCCTGGTGCGGATACCTTCACTCCTGGAAAAGTCGCTGGAGCTGAACCCGCAGGTCGAGACCATCGCCCGCAAATACATGAATGCAAGGGATTTTCTCTATCTGGGACGCGGCATCAACTATCCCATTGCCCTGGAAGGGGCGCTGAAGCTGAAGGAGATATCCTATATCCATGCCGAAGGCTACCCGGCAGGAGAGATGAAGCATGGCCCCATCGCCCTCATCGACGAGCACATGCCGGTAGTGATCCTGGTGCCCCGCAACAGCAACTACGAAAAAGTGGCCTCAAACATGGAAGAAGTCATTGCCCGCGGCGGAAGGGTCATCGCCGTCTGCTCCGCCGGCGACGAGGACATCCGGGGGAAGGCCGAGGTCACAGTGGAAATTCCCAGGGACAGCGACGATCTGGCCCCCATTCTCCTCTCTGTGCCGCTCCAGCTCCTCGCCTACCATGTGGCGGTGCTGAAAGGGACAGACGTCGATCAACCGCGGAACCTGGCAAAAAGCGTGACCGTGGAATAA
- a CDS encoding MXAN_5187 C-terminal domain-containing protein translates to MGLPEDISLFEQSLHDLITKYEQYFLGLEKREPLKLLDEVERSARKYMNVNIVNTMLKFKYNSLVASFSTHKQKWSRINRLIEDGKYSRDRFKMAMHLDKGPAKHSAQEAADSLDVEIVYQQYIEARKACNLPIKNVTPEMIASAINKQKPAISTKYNCDRVEFRVVIEEGKPKIKARPKSSKV, encoded by the coding sequence ATGGGATTACCTGAAGACATATCTCTGTTTGAGCAAAGCCTGCATGACCTGATTACCAAATATGAACAGTACTTTCTCGGGTTGGAAAAACGTGAACCTTTAAAGCTTCTCGATGAGGTTGAAAGGTCGGCCCGGAAATACATGAATGTCAACATCGTCAACACCATGCTCAAATTCAAGTATAATTCACTCGTGGCATCCTTCAGTACCCATAAGCAGAAATGGAGCAGGATCAACCGGCTCATCGAGGATGGCAAGTATTCTCGGGATCGCTTTAAAATGGCGATGCACCTCGATAAAGGACCAGCAAAGCATTCTGCCCAGGAAGCGGCCGACAGCCTGGACGTCGAAATAGTCTATCAGCAGTACATAGAAGCACGCAAAGCCTGCAATCTGCCGATAAAGAACGTCACCCCCGAGATGATTGCTTCCGCCATCAACAAGCAAAAACCGGCCATATCAACCAAGTACAACTGTGACAGGGTCGAATTCAGGGTGGTTATCGAAGAAGGCAAGCCAAAGATAAAAGCCCGCCCCAAATCGTCGAAAGTGTAG
- a CDS encoding CxxxxCH/CxxCH domain c-type cytochrome, which produces MNKRTAVRVRSTKLWLGQQFALLLLLLITASSAWGAEMVTNGIFNGSTGWTFGTATYDSATTRTGGSGSAKVATTRNVTTSGTVTQTVSIPAGSTINTVSLYSQLTTSSEAVGDNISVSLRYADSSTVNILSTGELTNSSWALRNAAPAVVLAQNVNQIIITLTSRGGSPVGSTASLWVDELSISYTPSVNNTIAGAMSFFGATDKQISVQVAFSGDDNNDNSCVIMYGTSPGSYPNAAPAPVKGAGLYSTTVSGLTPNTTYYFQATFSDGDGVTGSPVTGSLATNPPLSDPLLHNSINLGAKYWSASSGWGIVGGQYGEFTCATCHNRNTANVKRVVESIPATIGAAVLKPVKFNNVTAFGSDAGGHTTSARICEVCHTQTAVHKYNQTTGDLNHKSANLTDCTSCHAHGKAFGASCNTCHGYPPINATLGTDGLASPATGVLGAGEAGAHATHVNARGMTCETCHQGYTANPMGNQHIEFGFNINGGTIAGFKGTFNGGDFAVKTPYATYSGASTYAGTTVTMATGNNNTCSNLYCHGGYSGSNGSMMVPSWTSGAAAKACGACHATTQAAPPTSGNHARHTGTAAGYMGIACSDCHGTLPADNGHVNGNVVTKLNPASKLRANATYKSFANQSSAALSYGTCSVYCHSTVQTADASAVATPSVTPAWGGAPFVSCDTSACHGNPPANANHATHVNAGYDCVICHSTAGKDTAKHADYNIDVAFSGVAGSGTYSQATNTPGNGFGTCSATYCHSGAATAPSWNGATMPTDCTGCHGNEVTAATKLSGAHNAHLNNTNQGGAFKCSSCHAPTITNTDNRTITNSALHVDGMVNYSGLYAGKNRTCSTFYCHSNGKGGAPVTALPAWTSGTTLGCNGCHGTTGNTSGMPSPDAVGVNSHVKHLPTQDTAKCVYCHDTTVNSASEIITGSQHINNARNVRFSKPSTFTNNSGAYNAGARTCSTTYCHGTAASDAWGTAGPLACNKCHDSSNALPGAHVIHYNTATVATGLYGAVPGSSSQSSTAYQFACSACHGTDTNAHADMPRTAVSDATIFFGFSSAGRGASANTAYVRQATGSTDTKGFKWTNGGNANCTATYCHSNGRGSNGVSATVNWGITARDASCATCHGNATTTIAGTNPATTPNMLSGAHKSHIGNASAGGSFTCTDCHANTLTSATAIATNAYGKHVNKFVDYSGAYAGKTRTCSTFYCHSNGKGGVPVTAIPAWNSGGTLGCNGCHGTTGNTSGMPSPDAVGINSHVKHLPTQDTAKCVYCHDTTVNGTNAVIAGSTHLNKTRDVRFSKPSTFTNNSGAYNAGARTCSATYCHGSAASDAWGTAGPLACNKCHDASNALPGAHGIHYNTTTVATGLYGAAPGSSSQSTTAYQFACSACHGTDTGKHADMPMTAVSDATVFFSFSSAGRGASANSAYTRPATGSVDGKSFKWTTGNNANCTATYCHSNGRGSNGVSTTVNWGITARDASCATCHGNATTTIAGTNPATTPNMLSGAHKSHIGNASAGGGFACTDCHANTLTSATAIATNAYGKHVNKFVDYSGAYAGKNKSCSTFTCHSNGKSGAPLVSVTTTATWNSGSTLDCSGCHGSTSANLSTGNHAAHILKGATCANCHWNTTQANNTIASVAQHINRTIGVNQGSTYNTVAVNFTGTTSCSGISCHSSGKFTAQAATWGSASLGCDGCHPLANLSAAHTTHAGLLNLASQVAFYSYTANKSSGVEGTPVKYGFGCANCHPTGPTAEATYHLNGTIEVQLDAASGGTYAGSLRKLNTGSAVYNSGSDKSCDLVYCHSDGKNAMVSGLNGHAPAWTTTFATLGGDRCAKCHGNSPQTAAHDAHQVGLHYNNVFNGTSGKLAAAASGNSSHGVPGQSTTITCNTCHYKTMTVSGNDQNALCNTCHTKGVNGALVKGNARIADFTFHVNGKKEIAFPTTPLKVISKAQLRTGSFSNYSGLWSRNGSNYKTGTTAFDTAKVALSDSMYNAGTATCSNISCHNLRAGQTVVWTDTTITCTSCHTKL; this is translated from the coding sequence ATGAACAAACGAACTGCTGTAAGAGTCCGATCCACTAAGTTATGGTTAGGACAGCAATTTGCACTCCTGTTGCTGCTGTTGATAACAGCAAGCAGCGCCTGGGGCGCGGAGATGGTCACCAACGGCATCTTCAACGGCAGCACTGGCTGGACATTCGGAACGGCCACCTACGACAGCGCAACCACACGGACTGGTGGGAGCGGCTCTGCCAAAGTCGCCACAACCAGAAACGTTACGACCTCCGGCACAGTAACGCAGACGGTCTCCATTCCGGCCGGATCAACAATTAATACTGTGTCGCTCTACTCACAACTCACCACCAGCAGTGAGGCCGTTGGTGATAACATCTCTGTCAGCCTCAGATATGCGGATTCCTCCACCGTCAATATCCTCAGTACCGGAGAACTGACCAACAGTTCCTGGGCGTTACGGAATGCTGCTCCTGCCGTAGTCCTAGCCCAAAACGTCAACCAGATCATCATCACCCTCACTTCGAGAGGGGGATCTCCTGTTGGTTCAACCGCCTCCCTCTGGGTGGACGAGCTGTCCATTTCCTACACACCGTCGGTGAATAACACCATTGCAGGGGCAATGTCCTTCTTCGGCGCCACCGACAAACAGATCAGCGTCCAGGTTGCCTTCAGCGGCGATGACAATAACGACAACAGCTGTGTCATCATGTATGGCACAAGTCCGGGCAGCTACCCTAACGCAGCACCTGCTCCCGTCAAAGGTGCAGGACTCTACTCTACGACCGTAAGCGGACTGACCCCCAACACCACCTATTATTTCCAGGCTACCTTCAGCGATGGTGACGGTGTGACCGGCAGTCCGGTCACCGGCTCATTGGCAACGAATCCTCCCCTTTCCGACCCACTGCTCCACAACAGCATCAACCTGGGCGCCAAATACTGGTCAGCCAGCAGCGGCTGGGGTATTGTCGGGGGCCAGTATGGTGAGTTCACCTGTGCCACCTGCCACAACCGCAACACGGCAAACGTCAAGCGGGTGGTCGAGTCCATTCCGGCCACCATCGGTGCGGCAGTGCTCAAACCGGTAAAATTCAACAACGTTACTGCCTTCGGCAGCGACGCCGGCGGCCATACCACATCGGCACGCATATGCGAGGTCTGCCACACCCAGACTGCCGTCCACAAATACAACCAGACCACCGGCGACCTCAATCATAAGAGCGCCAACCTTACTGATTGTACCTCCTGTCATGCCCATGGCAAGGCATTCGGCGCATCCTGTAACACTTGCCACGGCTACCCCCCCATCAATGCTACTCTGGGCACCGACGGTCTTGCCTCCCCGGCAACCGGCGTCCTTGGTGCAGGAGAGGCGGGTGCCCATGCCACACATGTAAATGCCCGAGGCATGACCTGCGAAACCTGCCACCAGGGCTACACCGCAAACCCGATGGGCAACCAGCATATCGAGTTCGGTTTCAACATCAACGGCGGAACCATTGCCGGTTTCAAGGGTACCTTCAACGGCGGCGATTTTGCCGTGAAAACGCCTTATGCGACTTACAGCGGCGCTTCCACCTACGCCGGAACCACAGTCACCATGGCAACCGGCAACAACAATACCTGTTCGAACCTCTACTGCCACGGCGGTTATAGCGGCAGCAACGGCTCCATGATGGTGCCTTCCTGGACCTCCGGAGCAGCGGCCAAGGCCTGCGGCGCCTGCCATGCAACCACCCAGGCAGCTCCACCGACATCAGGCAACCATGCCCGCCATACCGGTACGGCTGCAGGATACATGGGTATCGCATGCAGCGACTGCCACGGCACCCTTCCTGCCGATAACGGCCATGTCAACGGCAATGTGGTGACCAAACTGAACCCGGCATCCAAGCTCCGGGCTAATGCCACTTACAAGAGCTTCGCCAACCAGTCTTCAGCAGCTTTGAGCTACGGCACCTGTTCGGTTTACTGCCACAGCACGGTTCAGACTGCCGATGCTTCCGCAGTGGCTACGCCGAGTGTAACTCCCGCATGGGGTGGGGCGCCATTCGTATCATGCGATACCTCCGCCTGTCACGGCAATCCTCCGGCAAATGCCAACCATGCCACCCACGTTAATGCCGGATACGACTGTGTTATCTGTCACAGCACGGCAGGTAAAGATACCGCAAAACATGCAGACTACAATATCGATGTCGCTTTCAGCGGAGTTGCCGGCTCTGGTACTTACAGTCAAGCCACCAACACTCCCGGCAACGGATTTGGAACATGTTCGGCAACCTACTGCCACAGTGGCGCAGCCACTGCCCCCTCATGGAATGGCGCAACCATGCCGACCGATTGTACCGGTTGCCATGGCAACGAAGTCACCGCTGCAACCAAACTGAGCGGCGCTCACAATGCCCATTTGAACAACACGAACCAGGGGGGCGCCTTCAAGTGTAGTTCCTGCCACGCCCCGACGATCACCAATACTGACAACCGCACCATTACCAACAGCGCACTGCATGTGGATGGAATGGTGAACTACTCCGGCCTCTATGCCGGCAAGAACAGGACCTGTTCCACCTTCTACTGCCACAGTAACGGCAAGGGTGGCGCACCGGTCACGGCGCTTCCTGCCTGGACCAGCGGTACGACCCTGGGCTGTAACGGCTGCCACGGTACCACCGGTAACACGAGCGGTATGCCTTCTCCCGATGCAGTCGGTGTCAACAGCCATGTGAAGCATCTTCCGACCCAGGACACCGCCAAGTGCGTGTACTGCCATGACACCACCGTCAACAGTGCCAGTGAGATAATTACCGGCAGCCAGCACATCAACAACGCACGTAACGTCCGCTTCAGCAAGCCGAGCACGTTCACCAACAACTCCGGTGCCTACAATGCCGGCGCCAGGACCTGTTCCACAACTTACTGCCACGGCACCGCAGCATCCGATGCATGGGGTACCGCCGGTCCTCTCGCCTGTAACAAGTGCCATGACTCAAGCAATGCATTGCCCGGTGCTCACGTCATCCACTACAACACTGCAACGGTAGCCACCGGTCTTTACGGTGCAGTCCCCGGCAGCTCCAGCCAGAGCTCAACCGCATACCAGTTTGCCTGCTCCGCCTGCCACGGCACTGATACCAATGCCCATGCAGACATGCCCAGAACGGCCGTTTCCGATGCAACTATCTTCTTCGGTTTCAGCTCCGCCGGTCGTGGCGCTTCTGCCAACACCGCCTATGTCCGTCAGGCTACCGGCTCAACTGATACCAAGGGCTTCAAATGGACCAACGGCGGTAACGCCAACTGTACCGCCACCTACTGCCACAGCAACGGCCGCGGCAGCAACGGTGTAAGTGCAACTGTCAACTGGGGCATCACCGCCAGGGATGCAAGCTGTGCTACCTGTCACGGCAACGCCACAACGACTATTGCCGGAACTAATCCCGCCACCACACCCAACATGCTCTCCGGCGCCCACAAGTCCCACATCGGCAATGCTTCTGCCGGCGGCAGCTTCACCTGTACCGACTGCCATGCCAACACCCTCACCAGCGCCACCGCAATTGCTACCAACGCCTACGGCAAGCATGTCAACAAGTTCGTTGACTACTCCGGCGCTTATGCCGGCAAGACAAGGACCTGCAGCACCTTCTACTGCCACAGCAATGGCAAGGGTGGGGTGCCGGTAACCGCAATTCCTGCATGGAACAGCGGCGGCACTCTCGGCTGCAATGGCTGTCACGGCACCACAGGCAACACGAGCGGTATGCCGTCTCCCGACGCCGTCGGTATCAACAGCCACGTGAAACACCTCCCGACCCAGGATACCGCCAAGTGCGTATACTGCCATGACACGACGGTCAACGGCACCAATGCCGTTATCGCCGGCAGTACTCACCTGAACAAGACTCGTGACGTTCGTTTCAGCAAGCCGAGCACCTTTACCAATAACTCCGGCGCCTACAACGCAGGGGCCAGGACCTGTTCCGCAACCTACTGCCACGGCAGCGCAGCATCCGATGCCTGGGGCACCGCCGGCCCGCTCGCCTGCAACAAGTGTCACGATGCCAGCAACGCCCTGCCAGGCGCCCATGGCATTCACTACAACACAACAACGGTAGCCACCGGTCTTTACGGCGCAGCCCCCGGCAGTTCCAGCCAGAGCACGACGGCATACCAGTTTGCCTGCTCCGCCTGCCACGGCACCGATACCGGCAAGCATGCCGACATGCCTATGACGGCCGTATCCGATGCGACGGTCTTCTTCTCCTTCAGTTCCGCCGGTCGTGGCGCTAGTGCCAACAGCGCCTATACACGCCCGGCAACCGGTTCGGTTGACGGCAAGAGCTTCAAATGGACAACCGGCAACAACGCCAACTGCACCGCCACCTACTGCCACAGCAACGGCCGCGGCAGCAACGGTGTAAGTACAACCGTCAACTGGGGCATCACCGCCAGGGATGCAAGCTGTGCTACCTGTCACGGCAACGCCACAACGACTATCGCCGGAACTAATCCTGCCACCACACCCAACATGCTCTCCGGCGCTCACAAGTCCCACATCGGCAATGCTTCTGCGGGTGGAGGCTTCGCATGTACCGACTGCCATGCCAACACCCTCACCAGCGCCACCGCAATTGCTACCAACGCCTACGGCAAGCACGTCAACAAGTTCGTTGACTATTCCGGTGCTTATGCCGGCAAGAACAAATCCTGCTCCACCTTCACATGCCACAGCAACGGCAAGTCCGGGGCACCACTGGTTTCAGTGACGACGACCGCCACCTGGAACAGTGGTTCAACCCTTGACTGCAGCGGCTGTCACGGTTCCACTTCAGCAAATCTGTCAACAGGCAACCATGCCGCTCATATTCTCAAGGGCGCAACATGTGCAAACTGCCACTGGAATACGACCCAGGCCAACAACACCATTGCCAGCGTTGCCCAACACATCAACCGCACCATCGGCGTCAACCAGGGCAGCACCTACAACACTGTTGCGGTTAACTTCACCGGAACAACCAGCTGCTCCGGCATCAGCTGTCACAGCAGCGGCAAGTTCACCGCTCAAGCAGCCACATGGGGCAGTGCATCACTCGGTTGCGACGGCTGCCACCCGCTGGCTAACCTGTCCGCTGCCCATACCACCCATGCCGGTCTCCTCAATCTGGCCAGCCAGGTGGCTTTCTACTCCTACACAGCTAATAAATCCAGCGGCGTAGAAGGGACACCGGTAAAATACGGCTTCGGTTGTGCCAACTGCCATCCTACCGGACCTACGGCAGAGGCTACCTACCACCTCAACGGTACTATCGAGGTACAGCTCGATGCAGCAAGCGGCGGCACCTATGCCGGCTCACTGCGTAAGCTTAATACCGGCAGCGCAGTATACAACTCTGGTTCAGACAAGAGCTGCGATCTCGTCTACTGCCATAGTGATGGCAAAAATGCCATGGTCTCCGGCCTTAACGGCCATGCACCCGCCTGGACCACGACCTTTGCCACGCTTGGTGGCGACCGCTGTGCCAAGTGCCATGGCAACTCGCCGCAGACCGCCGCCCACGATGCGCACCAGGTCGGTCTCCACTACAACAACGTCTTTAACGGCACATCCGGCAAACTGGCAGCCGCTGCTTCCGGCAATTCCAGCCATGGTGTCCCTGGCCAGTCAACCACCATCACCTGTAACACCTGTCATTACAAAACTATGACGGTATCCGGCAACGACCAGAACGCCCTCTGCAACACCTGC